The Gouania willdenowi chromosome 5, fGouWil2.1, whole genome shotgun sequence sequence atttttgcgaCTTTAACAATCTATAGCTGATGTAACATGTGTTTGGAGTAAAATCATGTAATTGTTTCCTCACCACATTCCTCCATCACTTCAATAGTCTTGCTTTTCGCTGGCACACCAAAGCCCAGATTGGTCTTTGCTTCACTCAAGTCCTCATCTCTCATTTCAGGACGCTGCATCTGTTCTTCCTCCTGACTCTCCggaaaaaaagaatacaaaaaaaatgctgttccAGTAGTTTCCCACACTGGAGGAACAGTAGAAGCTTTGAAGTCTTACTTTGGACATGATGGTTGAAGCTGGTTCTCCTCAGGGTCTGTTTTAGCACATTTACAGACAGCAGTGCAGAGGACAGTCGATCTGTGCTGAAGAAAATAAATGACGTACATGAacagcctcctcctcctcctcctccttctgtgACCCTGCTTTTCCTCAGGGGCTTTTTTGCTCTTTCTTTAAACAATATGAGATGAGATTACTGCTGCAACAGTCAAACACTCACTAAATAAATCCCAGTGAAGCAGGAAGAGTACATATGATTGTTTAGTCCATCAGTCTTTTAGATCTGTAT is a genomic window containing:
- the mustn1a gene encoding musculoskeletal embryonic nuclear protein 1a isoform X1, producing MSKSQEEEQMQRPEMRDEDLSEAKTNLGFGVPAKSKTIEVMEECEKIGKAAPSVFSGGRSGAETVFNTRSAQPPRK
- the mustn1a gene encoding musculoskeletal embryonic nuclear protein 1a isoform X2; translated protein: MSKEEEQMQRPEMRDEDLSEAKTNLGFGVPAKSKTIEVMEECEKIGKAAPSVFSGGRSGAETVFNTRSAQPPRK